GCGGGACTGGGGATCGCCATCAGCGTCGGGCTGCTCTGGTGGCTGTTCCGCGATCAGGATCTCGGGCTGATCGCGTCGCAGATCCGGGGGGCCGATCCGCTCCTGTTCACGCTGGCCACCGCCATCGCCGTCTCCGCCTATGCGATCCGCGCCTGGCGCTGGAAGATCCTGCTGTCACCGCTCTGTCGCGACACGAGCTTCTACCATCGTTGGGCCACCACGCACATCGGCTTCATGGCCAACAACCTGCTGCCGGCGCGCGTGGGCGAGTTCGTGCGCGCCTACGCGCTGGCGCGGGTCGAGCCGGTCTCCGTGTCGGGCGCGTTCGGCTCGCTGGTGGTGGCGCGCTTCCTGGACGGCATCTCGGTGGTCGCCCTGCTGATCGTGGCGGTGGCGCTGCCCAGCTTCCCCACGGGCGTCATGGTCTTCGGGCAGCCGCTGGGGGGCTTCGTGCGCGGCGTGATCGTCACGCTGAGCGTGCTGCTGGTGATCATCGGCACGCTCGTGCTGGTGCCCGACCTCGCCCGCGGGAGCGTCCGCCGCTTCGGCGTTCTGCTGCCGCCGGCGCTGGCCGCCCGCCTGACGGTCATGACGGACCAGTTCCTGGATGGGCTGTCCGTCCTGCGCGACCCGGCATTGTTCGCCGCGTCGCTCGCGCTCAGCCTGCTGCACTGGAGCTGGTACGGACTGTCGTTCCTGCTGGGAATGGCGGCCTTCCACATCGACCTGGGCTACGGCGCCGCGCTCTTCACGCAGTCGCTGGTCGCCTTCGGCGCCGCGATCCCCTCCGCTCCCGGGTTCTTCGGCACGTGGCACGCCGCGGCCAAGGTGGCGCTGGTGGATGCCTACGGCGTGCCCGAGACGCAGGCGCTGGCGTTCGCCACGGGCTACCACCTGGCGGGCTTCCTGCCCATCACCGCGTTGGGGCTCTACTACGCCTGGCGGCTCAACATCTCGGTGACGCGACCCGAGTCCGACGCGCCTCCGGCGTCGGTGGAAGCGCAGGGCGCGGCGTGACCCGCGCGGTGCGCGTCGCAGCGCCCGCCAAGCTCAATCTGGTGTTGCGCGTGCTCGCGCGGGAGGCGAGCGGGTGGCACCAGATCGAGTCGTTGTTCGCGGCGGTGGATCTGGCGGATACGCTCACCGTGGAGGTCACGACGCAGAGCCGCGAGGTCACGCTGGAGGTCGACGGCGACGTGGGTGGCGCTGCCGCGGAGGACAACCTCGTCGCGCGTGCGGTCGGCGTCTTCCGGGCCGCGAGCGCCGAAGCGCTTCCCGGCCTCCACGTCCGCCTGACCAAGCGGATCCCCGTGGCTGCGGGGCTGGGAGGCGGCTCCTCCGACGCGGCAGCCGTCCTGCGCGCCCTGACGGCGCTGTTCCCGCAGGCGGTGCCCGAGCGCGAGCGGCTCGGCCTCGCCGCGGCGCTGGGGTCCGACGTCCCGTTCTTCCTGGCGGCGCGCCCGTGGGTGTGGGCCTGGGGGCGGGGGGGCCGCATGCTGACGCTCGAGCCGCCGCCCGCGCGGCCGGTGCTGATCGCGGTCCCGCAGGACGGCGTGGCCACGACCGGCGCCTACGCTGCGCTCGGCGAGGCGGCCCGGCTCCGCGCCGCCGAGCCCTGGCTGGCCGAAGGCCCGGAGCTGGAGCGCTGGGAGACCGTGGCCGGGCTCAGGGAGAACGACTTCGAGTCCGCGCTGCACCCGGTCCGCCCGGACCTGGCGCGGATGGCGCGCGCCTTCGAGGAGACCGGCGCGCTCCTGTGCGGGATGACCGGCAGCGGAGCGGCCCACTACGGGGTGTACGCCACCACCGCCGAGCTGGAGCACGCCGCCCGTCACCTGGCGGGCCTGGATCCAGGGTGGCGGGTGTGGCCCAGCGCGACCCGCACGGAGTGGCCGCCGGTGGAAGTGCTGGGGTAGGGGAGGGCTGCCGCGGGCAACGCCGGGGCGGCCACCGCGGTATGCGGCCGCGGGCGGTCCCGTCCGGTGGGCGCGCGTCGGGGGCCTCCCGGCGGGTTGAGCCGACCTCCGCGAACGGGTACGATTGCCATCCGGCCCTGGCCGGTCTGGCCCGTCGTCTAATGGCAGGACACCGGTCTTTGGAACCGGTAGTGGTGGTTCGAATCCACCCGGGCCAATCCCCCCCTCCCGTAGTCCCGCCACCCCTCCGGTCGTATCCTGGGGCATGCCCCTCCGCGTCCCGCCCCTCGTGTTCTGTGGCATCCTGGCGTCCGCTTCGGCTGCCGCTCTGCCCCTGGCCGCCCAGGAGCCGGAGCGCCCCGACTCCAGCGACCTGCGCGGGGACGCCCGCAGCGCCCAGTCCGCCTTCGAACGTCTGCGCGTCCGGCGCCTTCCGCGCGAGCTGATGGGCAGCGGCGGCTGTGACGAGGTCATCGGCCGGATCTGCATGCGGCACGACGGCGATGACGACTTCGTGCCCCCGCCCGAGGACGAGGACATCACCGAGGGTCGGGAGCGCCTGCTCGCGGAGCTGGCGGACATCGGGCGTGCGATTCCCGGAGACGACTGGGTACTGGGCCAGCGGGTCTGGTATGCCATCGAGGCGGGGCGGCCCGAAGAGGCCATCGAGCTCCCCCAGCCCTGCGCGGCCACCCCGTGGTGGTGCGCCGCCCTGGAGGGCCTGGCCCTCCACGCCGCAGAGCGCTTCGAGGACGCGGAGCGCGCGTTCGGACGGGCGCTGCAGGCGATGCCGGAGGAGACCCGCGCGGCCTGGGACGACGCCACCCAGGCCGTCCTGGGGCGCGAGCGTCTGGGCTGGCTGGAGGAGCAGCCGGACCGGGACGCCGCGCTCGAGCGCTTCTGGCGGCTGGCCGATCCCTCGTGGATGGTGCCCGGCAACGATCGGCGCACGGCCCACTGGGCCCGGCTGACGGCCTCGGGCATCCGCGACCGGGCCCGCAACGCGTACGGGCTGTCGTGGGGATTCGACCTGGAGGAGCTGCTGATCCGCTACGGGTGGGAGATCTCCTGGGGCCGTGACGTGTGGCGGGCCGGCCAGATGGAGGACCGGGTCGTGGGTCACCACCCGCCCCGGAGTCGGGAGTACGCGCCACCCGAGCCGGTCCTGGCCGATCCGGCGGCCACGGCGCCCGATGACTGGGCGCTGGAGGGGAAGCGTCCGCACACCGCCTACGCCCCCACCTACGCGCCGGAGTTCGGCGCCATGCTCCCGCAGCACGCCGCGTTCCGACGCGAGGAGGGCGTGCTGCTGATCGTGGCGCCGGACTCTGCCGACGTCCCCGGCGAGCGGGGCCTGGTCCTGCTCGATCTGGAGGGCGAGCGCACCGTGGCGAGCCCCGACACCGGTCGGGTCCAGCAGGCCCGGGTCCCGTGGGGTCGGTGGATGATCAGCGCGGAGTGGATCCAGCCCGACTCGGGACGGGCGCGGCGGGCCCGGTTCGGCGCCGAGTGGACGCCCGTGGCGCCCGACGTCCCCACCCTCTCCGATCTCCTCCTGGTCACGGGAGGCCGTACCCTCCCCGTCACGCTGGAGGACGCGGTCGCCCGGGCCCACCCGGGGCGGGTCCTGCGGTCGGGCCAGCGCCTGGCGCTGGCCTGGGAGCTGTACCGCTTCGGCGGCCGGGCCGAGGAGGTGGCGTACCGGGTGCTCCTGGAGCCCACCGACACGGGGCTGTTCCGGCGAGCCGGGGAATGGATGGGGGTCCTCGACCCGGAGCGGCCCGTGGTGCTGGCCTGGTCCGAGGTCGACGAGCCCGCCCCCGAACCCCACTTCCGCAGCGTGGATCTCACGTTGCCGGAGCTGGAGGCCGGCGCCTACCGCCTCAGCCTGGAGGTCCAGCTCCCGGGACGGGCGCCGTTGGTGGCCGTGCAGCGGGTCCGGGTGCTGGAGGAGGGGGAGGGCCGTTCCGCGACGGACGCCCCGCCGCGGTCCAGGCGCTGAGCGGACGGGCCGGGAATCCGGGTCCGGGGCGGACGTCGCGGGGGCGCCCGAGGTCCCGCGGTCCGGTGCGGCGAAACCACCGCAGTTGACGGTACTTCCGGGCGTTTCTACCATAGTGGGCTGTTGACTCGGAGCCCGGAACGCGGCCAGCCCACGGATGGACGACACCTTTCAGCGGGGCCCTCTCCTCCTTCTCTCGGGGCGGGCCAACCTCCCCCTCGCCGAGGAGATCGGGACCCTCCTCGGGTGCTCGGCCAACGGGGCCACGATCCGGAACTTCTCCGACGGCGAGATCTTCGTCCGCATCGACCGCAACGCCCGCGGGCGGGACGTCTTCATCATCCAGCCCACCGTCCCGCCGGCCGACCACCTCATGGAGCTCCTGCTCCTGTGTGACGCGGCCAAGCGTGCGTCGGCCGCCCGCATCACGGCCGTGCTGCCCTACTACGGCTACGGACGTCAGGATCGCAAGGACCAGCCGCGTGTGGCCATCGGCGCCAAGATGGTGGCCAACCTGATCACGGCCGCCGGTGCCGACCGCGTGCTCGGCATCGACTTCCACCAGCATCAGATCCAGGGCTTCTTCGACCTGCCGGTCGATCACCTGTACGCCGCACCGGTGCTGGTGAAGTACTTCCTGGACAAGGGGCTGGAGAACCGCGTGGTCGTGGCTCCGGACGTGGGCTCCGCCAAGATGGCCCGCGGTTTCGCCAAGCGACTCGATGCCGGCCTGGCCATCGTGGACAAACGCCGTCCGGCCCCCAACGTCTCCGAGGTGCTCAACATCGTCGGGGACGTCGAGGGCTGCACGTGCATCCTCGCGGACGACATGATCGACACCGGGGGGACCATCGCGTCGGCCGTACATGCGCTCAAGGAGCGCGGTGCGTCGCGTGTGTTCGCGTGCGCCACGCACGCGCTGCTGTCCGGGAGCGCCCGGGAGAAGCTCTCCCAGGCCCCGCTCGAGGAGCTGGTCGTGACCAACACGATCCACATCCCCGAGGAGCGTCGTTTCCCCCAGCTCAAGATCCTCTCGGTCGCACGCCTGTTCTCGCACGCGATCGAATACATCCACAAGAACGAGTCGGTGAGCCAGCTCTTCGGAGCGCCCGACATGAAAACCGCCTAGAGGTCGAGCCATGTCCGAAGCAGCTACGTTGAAGGCCGAGCGCAGGGAAGGGACCGGGAAGGGCGCTGCACGCAAGCTGCGCGCGGCCGGCCGCGTGCCGGCCGTGGTGTACGGCGCCGACAGCGATGCCCAGTCCCTCACGGTGGACGCCCACGAAGCCCGTCTGTTGTTCGAGCGCATCTCGGTGGAGAACACCATCGTCTCGCTCGAGATCGAAGGGGAGTCGGGAGCGGTCGACACGCTCGTGCGTGAGGTGCAGGTCCACCCCTACCGGCAGCACCTCGTCCACGTGGACTTCCTCCGCATCCAGAAGGGTGTGGCCGTCCACGTGCAGGTGCCGGTCCACTTCGAGGGCACGCCCAAGGGTGTGCGGCTCAGCGGCGGCATGTTGGAGCAGCACGTGCACGACCTGGACGTGCGCTGCATCCCCTCGGCCATCCCCGACCACCTCGAGGTCGACGTCAACGCCCTCGACATCGGGGACTCGCTGCACGTGTCCGACATCGCGGTCCCGGCGGGCGTGGAGATCGTGACGGAGGCCGGACGGACGCTGTGCACGGTGGTGCTGCCCAAGGGGGCCGAGTCGGAAGCGGCCGCCGCGGAAGGCGAGGCTGCGGGCGCGGAGGCGTAGGCCATCGCGCGCGGGACCCACATCGTGCTCGGCCTCGGCAATCCCGGTCCCGAGTACGACGCAACCCGACACAACGTGGGGTGGTGGGCCCTCGATCGCATGGCGCACGACTGGGACCTGGGACCGTTCGAGCGCGAGGGAAAGAGCCTGATCGCGGAAGGCCGCGTGGGCCGACACCCCGTCCGGCTGGTCAAGCCGCTGACCTGGATGAACCGCAGCGGGCAGGTGGTGGGGGCGGCGCTGGAACACCGCGACCCCGCCACCCACCTGATGGTCCTCGTGGACGATGCCTACCTCGACGCCGGGCGCCTGCGCCTGCGAGGGAAGGGAAGCGCGGGCGGCCACAACGGGCTGGAGTCCGTGGAGCAGGCGCTGGGGACCAGCGCGTACGCGCGCCTGCGCATCGGAGTGGGTCCCCGGCCCGAGCGGGGGGACCTGGCGGACTGGGTGCTGGCGCCCATGTCCGCGGAGGACGAGCAGAAGGTGCTCGACCGGTTGGAGGACGTCGTGGACGGCGTCCGGGTGTGGATGGACCGCGGCCTGGAGGCCGCGATGAATCGGGTCAACGGATGACGAACGCCCCCGCGGGGCCGAGACAACGCGAGAAAGGAACGAGATCCCGAGCATGAGCGACATCGTGAGCATGACGGGCTGGGCCTGGGCGGTCGGCCTCCTCGGCCTCCTGGTGGCCGGCGGCATCTACGGCTACGTGAAGCGCCAGTCCCCCGGCACCGCCGGCATGATCGAGCTGTCCGATCAGATCCACGACGGCGCCATGGCGTTCCTCAACCGCGAGTACCGCGTGTTGGGCCTGTTCGTGGTGATCGTGGCCGCGCTGCTCTTCTTCGCGATCGGAAGCGAGACGGCCCTGGCCTATGTCGCCGGCGCGTTGTGTTCGGTGGCCGCCGGCTTCTTCGGCATGAAGGCGGCCACACGCGCCAACGTGCGCACCTCCGCCGCCGCCAAGGACGGCGGGGCGGGCAAGGCGCTGCGGATCGCCTTCTTCGGGGGGGCGGTCATGGGCCTGTCGGTGGCCGCGCTCGGCCTGATCGGCATCGGCGGCTTCTACTTCGCCTACGTGGTGCGCTCCGGAGACGGCATGCTGGCCCACTTCGCCGAGGTGATCTCCGGCTTCGCCATGGGGGCCAGCTCCATCGCGCTCTTCGCGCGCGTCGGCGGGGGCATCTACACCAAGGCGGCGGATGTCGGGGCCGACCTCGTCGGGAAGGTGGAAGCCGGCATCCCCGAGGACGACCCGCGCAATCCGGCCACGATCGCCGACAACGTCGGCGACAACGTGGGCGACGTGGCGGGCATGGGCGCCGACATCTTCGAATCGTACGTGGGCTCGGTGGTGGCCACGGTGGCCATCGGTGCCACCGCGGCGGCGGCTGGCAGCGGCGCGGGTGCCGTGGCGCTCCCCATCCTGACCATCATGGTGGGTCTGTTCTGCTCGCTGCTGGGGATCGGCGCCATGCGCCTGCTGGAGCGCTCGAGCCCGGCCTCCGCGCTGCGCAACGCACCCATGCTGGCGGCCGCGCTCTTCCTGATCATCATGTTCTTCGTGGTGCGCGCGCTGGACGTGCGCATCGTGGGCGTGCTGACCGGCGAGTCCTTCGGCGCGACGGGCCCCTTCTGGGCCATCCTGGCCGGCACCATCGTCGGCATCGTGATCGGGTTGGTCACCGAGTACTACACGGCCGCCGGACCCATCCGGAAGATCGCCGACGCCAGCGAGACCGGCTCGGCCACCAACATCATCACGGGCCTGGCGGTGGGGATGGAGTCGACGGCCATCCCGTTGCTCCTGATCTGTCTGGCGATCTTCATCGCCTTCAGCGCGGCGGGCCTGTACGGGATCGGCATCGCGGCCGTGGGCATGCTGGCCACCGTGGGCGTCACCATGTCCGTGGACGCCTACGGCCCCATCGCCGACAACGCGGGCGGCATCTCCGAGATGAGCCACCTGGGCCCCGAGACCCGCGCCATCACCGACTCGCTGGACGCCATCGGCAACACGACGGCCGCGATCGGCAAGGGCTTCGCGATCGGCTCGGCGGCCCTCACCGCGCTGGCGCTCTTCAGCGCCTACGCCTCGGCCGTGGGGCTGACGCAGTCGGGCATCTCCATCGTCAACCCGATGGTCGTCATCGGGCTCTTCATCGGCGGCATGCTGCCGTTCCTCGTGGCGGCCATGACCATGACCGCGGTGGGTCGGTCGGCCGGCGCCATGGTCGAAGAGGTCCGCCGCCAGTTCCGCGAGATCAAGGGCCTCATGGAGGGGACGGCCAAGCCGGACTCGGCGCGTTGCGTGGACATCTCCACGCAGGCGGCGCTCCGGGAGATGATCCTGCCGGGCGTGACGGCCGTGGCGGCGCCGGTGCTCGTGGGCGCCTTCGTGGGCGTGGAGGCGCTGGGCGGCCTGCTCGCCGGCGCCACGGTGACCGGCGTGCTCATGGCGCTCTTCATGGCCAACGCCGGCGGCGCCTGGGACAACGCCAAGAAGTACATCGAAGGCGGAGCGCACGGCGGCAAGGGCTCCAACGCCCACAAGGCCGCCGTGGTGGGTGACACGGTCGGAGATCCCTTCAAGGACACGTCCGGCCCGTCGCTCAACATCCTGATCAAGCTGATGAGCGTGGTCTCGCTGGTCCTTGCGCCCTGGCTCGTCGAGCTGCACGCCGACGGCGCGGGCATGGGCTGGCTGTTCGAGACCGTCCGCTCCTTCTTCGTCTGATCGTCGTGTCGAGAGGCGGCCCGTCCCGGAAGGGGCGGGCCGCCTCCGCATTCCCACCCGGGGAGATCCATCATGCGTGAGCCCACGTTCGAGAACGCCCTCGCCTTCGCGCAGGACCTGATCCGCATCCCGTCCCTCCCGGGACAGGAGGGCGCGGTCTCCGAGCGGGTCCGCGACGAGATGCAGGCGCTCGGGTTCGCCGACGTGCGCATCGACGAGCTGGGCAGCGTCGTGGGCGTGGTGCGGGGCCGGGGCGAGGCGCCGCCGGTCATGCTGTCCTGCCACCTGGACATCGTGGCCCCCGGGGATCCGGCGCAATGGGAGCACCCCCCCTACGGCGGCGTGGTGGAGGGCGGCTTCCTGCACGGGCGGGGCGCGATGGACATCAAGGGCCCGCTGGCGTTGCAGACGTATGCGGCCGCCATGCTTGCCGGCCAGGCGGCGGGAGACGTCATCGTCGCCCACACCGTCCTCGAGGAGCGGGGCGGGTGGGGCATGGAACACCTGATGAAGAGCGGGACGGTACGTCCCGCCGCGGTGATCATCGGCGAAGCCACCCATGGGGACATCGCGCTCGGTCACCGCGGGCGGGCCGAGGCGGAGGTGGTGCTGCGCGGCGTGGCCGGCCACGCGTCGGCGCCCGACCGCGCGCGCAACGCCCTCGATCTCCTGCCCGCCGCGCTCGCCGGGATCGGTGCGCTGGCCGAGGACGACCGCTCCGATCCCGTGCTCGGGCGCGCGACCGCGGTGGCCACCGGGGTGGAGGTCCGACCCGAGAGCCGCAACGTCATCCCCGACGAGGTGGTGGTGGTGGTGGACTGGCGGATCCTGCCGGGCTCGACGTCCGAGGCGCTCGTGGAGGCGCTCGAGACGGCCATCGCCCGGCACATGGGCCCCCTGCCGGACGGATTCGGCATCGACGTGCGCATGGCGCGCGAGCACCAGCGCACGTGGACGGGCGTGGAGCGGGACCGGCCCATGTTCACGCCGGGGTTCCTGGTCGACGCCGACCATCCGGTGGTGCGGGCCGCCGCCTCCGCTGCGGGACGCCGCAACGGCACGGGCGCGGCCCACGCCCGTCCGTGGGCGTTCGCCACGGATGGCGGCTGGACGTGTGGCGTGCACGGGATCCCCTCGTTCGGCTTCGCGCCCGGAGAGGAGCGCCATGCCCACACCAACACCGAGCGCCTCGACCTGGAGGAGGCACGCTGGGCGCTGGACCGCTATCCCCACATCGTGCAGGCCGTGCAGGCCGCGGTCGTCTGAGCGACCCGCCTGGGGCAGGGCCACATGGCCGCGGAGCGCCCGACCGAGAGACCGTGCGCCTGGCTGCGGCGCACTCCTGCGCGGCCGACGTGTTCGCGACGGTGGGGGATTGCCCCACATCGCTCACCGACAATCCTCTACACGTTTGACGCCAACCCCTGACCCCCGTAATCATACGGACCCCCTAGATTCGACGTGGGTCAGAACGGGAAGCTGCCCGATCCGGGTCTGATCCGACCGTAGCAACGACCGGGCTGGAGGGAGAAGGGTGGCGATGTCGAGTCGAATCGGGACTCTACGATGGCTGCTGATCTTCCCCGTTCTCGCTCTCTTCGCCGCTTGCGAGGAGAGCGTCGTCTTTCGGGACCGGGAGCTCTTCGAGACTCCCCCCGACGAGGCGGCGGGGTTCCTCGGCTACAGTGACATCGACAGCAAGCTGACCACCTGCGGCAACTGCCATGTGGGACAGCAGGCCCGTTGGGTGCAGACTGCGCACGCCGATGCCTGGGAAGGGTTGCAGGCCTCCGGCCATTCGCAGTCCTTCTGCGAAGGCTGTCATACCGTCAACGAGCTGGGCAACGCGGTCACCCAGCTGGCCGGCTTCAACGCCGCCCCGGAGGACCGCTACCACGACGTGCAGTGCGAGAGCTGCCACGGGCCCGGACTCACACACGTCCAGAACCCGGACGCCAGCCAGCCGCTCGCGTACATGGACGCCGATCTGACCGCGACGGTCGGATGCACGGAGTGCCACCAGGGCACGCACCATCCCTTCGCCGAGGAGTGGCAGCAGTCCAAGCACGCCGAGATCGTCGCATCGGCAGCCGACAATGCCGCCTGTACGTCCTGTCACAGCGGTGAAGGCGCCCTGAAGGCCTGGGGCATCGAGGTGGACTACATCGAGAAGGACCAGTTGGGACCGGGCAACCACCTGGCCATCACCTGCGCGGTGTGCCACGACCCCCACGGGTCGGTGAACGAAGGACAGCTGCGCTTCCCGGTGGACGTGGCGTCCGAGGAAGAGAACCTGTGCATGAAGTGCCACCACAAGCGCGGCGTGCCGGATCCCACCACGTTCCGGGGCCCGCACTCGCCCGAAGGACCCACGCTCCTGGGCGTGGCCGGGTGGTGGCCACCCAACCTCGAGTTCCCGGGCGGCTCGATCCGCGCGACGCACGGGTCGGAAGCCAATCCCAAGCTGTGCGCGAGCTGTCACGTGAACAGCTTCGACGTGACGGATCCGGATACCGGCGATCACGTGTTCACCGCGACCGGACACCTCTTCGAGGCGATCCCCTGCCTGGACGCCAACGGCGCTCCGGTGCCGGGCGGTGCCTGTGACGAGACCGAGCGTACGTTCGAGTCCTGCGCGACGTCGGGCTGCCATGGCACGGCCGAGGTGGCACGGGGGCTGAAGTTCACGGCCGAGCAGCGCATCGACAACCTGGCGAGCGCGCTGGAGGCCCTCGTGGCCCAGGTGCCGGCCTCCGAGTTTTCGACCACGGATGCGCGCTACACGGTGGGCGAGGGCGCGCGCTTCAACGCGGAGCTCGCGCGGGCGAGCGGTGCCGCTGTCCACAACCCGTTCCTGATCGAGGCGCTGCTCACGGCGTCCATCAACCAGGTGAGCGAGACCTACAGCCTCGCACCGCCCGCGATGGATCTCCGGAATCTGTTGAGCATCTCCGAGTAGCGGGTCGTTCGCGTCCTGCATGGCCCGACCGCGGTTCGTCCGGACTACGGACGGCCGCGGTCGTGCCATCCGGGCGCGGCTTCCGCTCGATCCCTTCCACGTCCCGTCCCTCTCCGAGCCGTGCTTCCGGTGCCACGCTTGCTCTCCCTGCGACGGCTCCTCTACGTTGGGCGCGGCCCTCAGGTGGTGATCTTCCCCGCGCCCCGGATGCCGCGACCCGACCTGTTCCTGCGCAGCGTGCTGCTCGGCGCAGCCGCTCTGATGACGGCGGCCGCGCCGCCGCCGCTGGTCGCCCAGATGGGGGTCGACTGCGCCCGCTGTCATGCGGACCCGGAATTCCTGGTGGGGAAGGGGGGCACGCCCGCCGAGGACGCCCTCCTCTACGTGCCCGATTCGCTCCTGCACGAGACCGTCCACGCCGAGCTGACGTGCACGGAATGCCACACCGCCTTCGACGATGCCTTTCCCCATCAGCCGTCCGCCTCCACGGCCACGTGCGGCTCGTGTCACGAGGATGCCGACGCGGGCTGGATGGCGTCCTCCCACGCGCGGGCCCTGGCCGAGGCGGAGGACGGCCCGGACTGTGCGGCGTGTCACGGCGTCCACGACGTGTTCGCCACGGATGACCGGCGCTCGCCGCTCCATCCCCTCAGCGAAGCGGCGCTCTGCGGGGAATGCCACGCCGACCCCGAGATCGTCGAGACGTACTTCGCGGACCCCGCCGATTCGATCGCCCGCGCAGCCGTCGACAGCTACCACGAGACCGTCCACGGGCTGGCCATCACGGAGGACGGGCTCAACGTCTCCGCCACCTGCAGCGACTGCCACCGCGGCCACCTGGTGCTCCCATCGGATTCGCTGCGCTCTTCCGTTTATCCGGACTCGATCCCCACGACGTGCGGTACCTGTCACGAAGGGGTGCTCGAGACCTTCTGGACCAGCGCCCATGGTACAGCCCTCCGCGAGGGGACCGAGTCGGAGGACGGACACTCCGCGCCCACGTGCACGACCTGTCATTCCTCGCACGAGATCGTCGCACCCGCCGAGGCGTGGAAAGCGGACGTGGTCGAGGAGTGCGGGACCTGCCACGAGCGGGCCTACGAGACCTACTTCCATACCCACCACGGCAAGGTCACCCGTCTGGGTTCCGAGCTCGCTGCCAAGTGCAGCGACTGCCATACTCCACACCGGAACCTGCCCGTCGACGATCCGGCGTCGTCCATCAGCCTGGTGAACCGACTCGATACCTGTGC
Above is a window of Gemmatimonadota bacterium DNA encoding:
- a CDS encoding cytochrome c3 family protein; protein product: MSSRIGTLRWLLIFPVLALFAACEESVVFRDRELFETPPDEAAGFLGYSDIDSKLTTCGNCHVGQQARWVQTAHADAWEGLQASGHSQSFCEGCHTVNELGNAVTQLAGFNAAPEDRYHDVQCESCHGPGLTHVQNPDASQPLAYMDADLTATVGCTECHQGTHHPFAEEWQQSKHAEIVASAADNAACTSCHSGEGALKAWGIEVDYIEKDQLGPGNHLAITCAVCHDPHGSVNEGQLRFPVDVASEEENLCMKCHHKRGVPDPTTFRGPHSPEGPTLLGVAGWWPPNLEFPGGSIRATHGSEANPKLCASCHVNSFDVTDPDTGDHVFTATGHLFEAIPCLDANGAPVPGGACDETERTFESCATSGCHGTAEVARGLKFTAEQRIDNLASALEALVAQVPASEFSTTDARYTVGEGARFNAELARASGAAVHNPFLIEALLTASINQVSETYSLAPPAMDLRNLLSISE
- a CDS encoding cytochrome c3 family protein, which translates into the protein MPRLLSLRRLLYVGRGPQVVIFPAPRMPRPDLFLRSVLLGAAALMTAAAPPPLVAQMGVDCARCHADPEFLVGKGGTPAEDALLYVPDSLLHETVHAELTCTECHTAFDDAFPHQPSASTATCGSCHEDADAGWMASSHARALAEAEDGPDCAACHGVHDVFATDDRRSPLHPLSEAALCGECHADPEIVETYFADPADSIARAAVDSYHETVHGLAITEDGLNVSATCSDCHRGHLVLPSDSLRSSVYPDSIPTTCGTCHEGVLETFWTSAHGTALREGTESEDGHSAPTCTTCHSSHEIVAPAEAWKADVVEECGTCHERAYETYFHTHHGKVTRLGSELAAKCSDCHTPHRNLPVDDPASSISLVNRLDTCAECHAGASAGFASYFVHADDTDREAYPQVYWPRLAMTLLLWGVFAFFGLHSVLWLGRSLIGSPVSAEAPEGPGPEGGSSPEEPSGGREP